A window from Chitinophagales bacterium encodes these proteins:
- a CDS encoding collagen-like protein encodes MTKISALSALLFLVFSSLFLTAQNNIGIGTSTPNANAILDLDPPAKDKGFLAPRLNQQQRVALAAALAAADKGLMVFDPIDILFYFWDGTKWVPFPTDAQTLNFDSASQTLTISNGNSVIIPTSGGATGATGPQGIQGVQGNTGDTGPQGLQGIQGNTGDTGPQGPQGIQGVAGVTGPQGATGPQGATGAQGVTGPTGATAPGSFNTAFSFNASGTAAITDGNGTLTTTQAAWLVGGNTAPASNNLGQTGNAPLVLVTNNQNRMSVEANGDIFVAGSKPIVIRRFSCGGCDDPNRNTGVSTADWVAVVAGFYPTSNNDAESTRAAVYANTSTNTWWFKGDTEGPSGESWSVDIMFIKRQLVDDQRPTNSWNTGGTGF; translated from the coding sequence ATGACAAAGATATCGGCACTTTCAGCATTGCTTTTTTTAGTGTTTTCTTCACTATTTCTTACCGCTCAAAACAATATAGGCATAGGTACCAGCACACCCAATGCAAACGCTATTTTGGATTTAGATCCTCCGGCAAAAGACAAAGGCTTTTTAGCTCCACGCCTGAACCAGCAGCAGCGTGTTGCATTAGCCGCAGCACTTGCCGCAGCCGACAAAGGGCTTATGGTGTTTGATCCTATTGATATTCTCTTTTACTTCTGGGATGGTACAAAATGGGTGCCCTTCCCTACCGATGCGCAAACGCTTAACTTCGATAGTGCCAGCCAAACACTTACTATATCAAACGGCAATTCGGTAATTATTCCCACCAGTGGTGGAGCAACCGGAGCAACCGGCCCACAAGGCATACAGGGCGTTCAAGGCAATACGGGCGACACCGGCCCACAAGGTCTGCAAGGCATACAGGGCAACACGGGCGATACCGGCCCTCAGGGTCCACAAGGCATACAAGGTGTGGCAGGCGTTACCGGGCCGCAAGGTGCTACCGGCCCGCAGGGAGCCACAGGTGCACAAGGTGTTACCGGTCCTACCGGTGCTACTGCTCCGGGCAGTTTTAATACGGCATTTTCGTTTAACGCTTCGGGTACAGCAGCTATTACCGATGGCAATGGCACTCTTACCACCACACAGGCAGCTTGGTTGGTGGGTGGAAATACTGCACCCGCCAGCAATAACTTAGGACAAACAGGCAATGCTCCTTTGGTATTGGTTACCAATAACCAAAACCGCATGAGCGTAGAAGCTAATGGCGATATTTTTGTGGCAGGCAGTAAACCGATTGTAATTAGACGTTTTAGTTGTGGTGGTTGCGATGACCCTAATAGAAATACAGGTGTTTCTACTGCAGATTGGGTGGCTGTGGTAGCAGGCTTTTACCCAACTAGTAATAATGATGCAGAAAGTACACGAGCCGCGGTGTACGCTAATACTTCTACCAACACATGGTGGTTTAAAGGCGACACAGAAGGCCCCAGTGGCGAAAGTTGGAGTGTAGATATTATGTTTATAAAACGACAATTGGTAGATGACCAACGCCCAACCAATTCTTGGAATACAGGCGGAACAGGCTTTTAA
- a CDS encoding HU family DNA-binding protein, whose product MNKGDLIDKIAAAAGVTKAQAGEALDAVLSGIEGTLKKGDRVTLVGFGTFSTSKRAARKGRNPRTGKEIKIKAKTVVRFKAGKQLSDKVNK is encoded by the coding sequence ATGAACAAAGGAGATTTAATCGACAAAATCGCGGCTGCTGCCGGAGTTACCAAAGCACAAGCAGGAGAAGCTTTGGATGCAGTATTATCAGGTATCGAAGGCACTTTGAAAAAAGGTGACAGAGTTACTTTAGTTGGTTTCGGAACTTTCTCTACCAGCAAACGTGCTGCTCGCAAAGGACGTAACCCACGCACCGGAAAAGAAATTAAAATCAAGGCTAAAACAGTTGTACGTTTCAAAGCCGGAAAACAACTAAGCGACAAAGTGAACAAATAA
- a CDS encoding FAD-dependent monooxygenase: MQQQIAISGAGLVGSLLACYLAKRQYKVSVYERRSDSRKSGYAGGRSINLALSNRGWAALENIGLKKEIESIALPMSGRIIHHLSGEKVFQPYGKEGQAIYSVSRGILNETLMDAAEKAGVSFHFNQHCIDVNFENTEAIFENTQSKAITKILPEVLLAAEGAYSEVRYKMQRTHNFNISQQHESHGYKELVIPALNGNHQIEKNALHIWPRESFMMIALPNLDGSFTCTLFAPLNGENGFNQLKTTSDVTHYFNRHFPDAVPLMPTLLQDFFENPTGSLVTVKCFPWNLNNTCLIGDAAHAVVPFYGQGMNCGFEDVRILDELLTKHNQHWETVLNEFQYSRKPNADAIADLALYNFIEMRDLSGRADFQLRLKIEKRIAEAFPDKFQTLYSMVTFNQTPYSEAQERGKKQSKLLDEIMQLNDIENVWQSDIILQKAQAWLSNN, encoded by the coding sequence ATGCAACAACAAATTGCTATTTCAGGTGCCGGTTTGGTGGGTTCATTATTAGCGTGTTACCTTGCCAAGCGGCAATATAAAGTTAGTGTGTACGAACGCAGATCCGACTCTCGAAAAAGCGGCTATGCAGGAGGGCGCTCCATAAACTTGGCCCTCAGCAACCGCGGTTGGGCTGCACTCGAAAACATTGGGCTAAAAAAGGAAATAGAATCCATTGCCTTACCCATGAGTGGCAGAATTATACACCACCTTTCGGGCGAAAAAGTTTTTCAACCTTATGGTAAAGAAGGCCAGGCTATTTACAGCGTAAGCCGCGGCATACTAAACGAAACACTGATGGATGCTGCTGAAAAAGCAGGAGTATCCTTTCACTTCAACCAACATTGTATAGATGTAAATTTTGAAAACACTGAGGCCATTTTTGAAAACACCCAAAGTAAAGCCATTACAAAAATATTGCCCGAAGTGCTGCTTGCTGCCGAAGGTGCTTATAGCGAAGTGCGCTATAAAATGCAACGCACACACAATTTTAATATCAGCCAACAGCACGAAAGCCATGGCTATAAAGAATTAGTAATTCCCGCATTAAACGGCAACCATCAAATAGAAAAAAATGCGCTGCACATTTGGCCGCGCGAAAGTTTTATGATGATTGCACTGCCTAATTTAGACGGCTCATTTACCTGCACACTATTTGCACCTCTAAATGGCGAAAATGGTTTCAACCAATTGAAAACAACCAGTGATGTAACACACTATTTCAACCGTCATTTCCCCGATGCCGTTCCGCTAATGCCTACACTGCTGCAAGACTTCTTTGAAAATCCTACAGGCTCTTTAGTTACCGTAAAATGCTTTCCGTGGAACCTAAACAATACTTGCCTTATTGGCGATGCTGCACACGCAGTAGTACCGTTTTACGGGCAAGGCATGAACTGTGGTTTTGAAGATGTGCGCATCTTAGATGAACTCCTTACCAAACACAATCAACATTGGGAAACTGTGCTAAACGAATTTCAATATTCGCGTAAACCTAATGCCGATGCCATTGCCGATCTTGCGCTATACAACTTTATTGAAATGCGCGACCTAAGCGGCAGAGCAGATTTTCAACTTAGGTTAAAAATCGAAAAGCGAATTGCCGAAGCTTTTCCTGATAAATTTCAAACCCTATACAGCATGGTAACTTTTAACCAAACTCCTTATAGCGAAGCGCAAGAGCGTGGCAAAAAACAAAGCAAGTTACTAGATGAAATTATGCAATTAAACGACATAGAAAACGTTTGGCAGAGCGATATAATATTGCAAAAAGCACAAGCCTGGTTAAGCAACAACTAA
- a CDS encoding DUF1295 domain-containing protein, whose product MNSLMNGQKLQFNTLIPGMNFTAQNISLAAWAWIGLALLLLPLILKNKAPYGRYVSSKWGITIPNKLGWFLMEIISPAMLLGSFFWSAQPKSGIAIFLVLLWCLHYFNRSIIFPLRTKTNGKVIPLTLVLFAIIFNGINALLNGCHLGNFTTTPNWNTNEIIRIAGGFLIFISGAYINIRSDNILLNLRQPGESSYKIPQGFLFKYISCPNLLGEMIEWIGFAIMAWNIPALSFAVWTIANLAPRTFHLHQWYVANFDNYPRNRKALLPFLW is encoded by the coding sequence ATGAACTCTTTAATGAATGGACAGAAACTGCAATTTAACACACTTATTCCCGGCATGAATTTTACGGCACAAAATATAAGCCTTGCCGCTTGGGCATGGATTGGATTGGCATTGTTGCTACTTCCCCTTATTTTAAAAAACAAAGCACCTTACGGCAGGTATGTTTCTTCGAAATGGGGCATTACCATTCCCAATAAATTAGGCTGGTTCTTAATGGAAATTATTAGCCCCGCTATGCTTTTGGGCAGTTTCTTTTGGAGCGCACAACCCAAAAGTGGCATTGCTATTTTTTTAGTCTTGCTATGGTGCCTGCACTACTTCAACCGCAGTATTATTTTTCCGTTACGCACCAAAACAAACGGAAAAGTTATTCCGCTTACACTGGTACTTTTTGCCATTATTTTTAATGGAATAAATGCGCTGCTAAATGGCTGCCACCTCGGCAATTTTACCACCACTCCAAATTGGAATACCAACGAAATTATTCGCATTGCCGGTGGGTTTTTAATTTTTATTTCGGGAGCTTATATCAATATTAGAAGTGATAATATTTTACTCAACCTGCGCCAACCGGGCGAAAGCAGCTATAAAATTCCGCAAGGCTTTTTATTCAAATACATTAGCTGCCCCAATCTGCTGGGCGAAATGATTGAATGGATTGGCTTTGCAATAATGGCATGGAATATTCCCGCACTTTCATTTGCCGTATGGACAATTGCCAACCTTGCCCCCCGAACCTTCCACCTTCACCAATGGTATGTGGCAAATTTTGATAACTATCCACGAAACAGAAAAGCACTACTTCCTTTTTTGTGGTAA
- a CDS encoding RidA family protein produces the protein MLNENLPKPMGLYPMTKKVGNLLFVSGMGPRQAGSDSIPGLKLDKHGNYLEFDFEAQVHSVFNNIKVALEEAGSNWNKIVDVTVFLVNMKRDFHTFNKIYADYFNQVMPCRTTVEVTALPSAIAIEIKVIAEV, from the coding sequence ATGCTCAACGAAAACTTACCAAAACCAATGGGGCTATATCCCATGACCAAAAAGGTTGGAAATTTATTGTTTGTTTCCGGTATGGGACCGCGCCAAGCCGGGTCAGATTCTATTCCCGGATTAAAGTTAGATAAACATGGAAACTACCTTGAGTTTGATTTCGAAGCACAGGTACACAGCGTTTTTAATAATATAAAAGTTGCTTTGGAAGAAGCGGGAAGCAACTGGAATAAAATAGTGGATGTAACCGTGTTTCTTGTAAACATGAAACGCGACTTCCACACCTTCAATAAAATTTATGCCGATTATTTTAACCAAGTTATGCCATGCCGCACCACGGTTGAAGTAACAGCGCTGCCTTCGGCCATTGCCATAGAAATAAAAGTAATTGCCGAAGTATGA
- a CDS encoding DUF58 domain-containing protein codes for MQHLQQTNLTGNLELLAKQVVEGFIIGLHKSPFHGFSVEFAEHRLYNQGEPTKNLDWKVFARTDKMFVKRYEEETNLRCQIVIDASSSMNLKSEGKNASSKLHFSVVAAASIIHLLQRQRDAAGLSIFNESVMLNTNARASIQHRHMLFSQLENLLQPQAANKKTNAAKCLHEIAESIHKRSMVIIFSDMFDSENDEELFNALQHLKYNKHEVILFHVADKQKELDFNFENRPYEFVDLENGEKLKLQPSEVRDFYLGQMQHFYKQLKLKCGQYKIEFVEADINNNYQQILQTFLLKRTKMM; via the coding sequence GTGCAGCACTTACAACAAACCAACCTTACCGGCAACCTTGAGTTGCTTGCCAAGCAAGTAGTAGAAGGCTTTATTATTGGTTTGCACAAATCTCCCTTTCATGGATTTTCGGTTGAATTTGCAGAACACCGTTTATACAACCAAGGTGAGCCAACAAAAAATTTAGACTGGAAAGTTTTTGCCCGAACCGATAAAATGTTTGTAAAGCGGTACGAAGAAGAAACCAACCTGCGCTGCCAAATTGTAATAGATGCTTCTTCTAGCATGAACCTGAAAAGCGAAGGGAAAAATGCATCCTCTAAACTACACTTTTCGGTGGTGGCTGCTGCAAGCATTATCCATCTTTTACAACGCCAACGCGATGCCGCAGGGCTAAGTATCTTTAATGAATCTGTAATGCTAAACACCAATGCACGCGCCAGTATTCAACACAGGCACATGCTCTTCTCGCAACTCGAAAATTTACTGCAACCACAAGCCGCCAACAAAAAAACAAACGCTGCAAAATGCCTACACGAAATTGCTGAAAGCATTCATAAACGCAGTATGGTAATTATATTCAGCGATATGTTTGACAGCGAAAACGATGAAGAATTGTTTAACGCCTTACAACATCTTAAATACAATAAACACGAAGTAATTCTCTTTCATGTTGCCGACAAACAGAAAGAACTGGATTTTAATTTTGAAAACCGCCCGTATGAATTTGTAGATTTAGAAAACGGAGAAAAATTAAAATTGCAACCAAGCGAAGTGCGCGATTTTTACCTCGGTCAAATGCAGCACTTCTACAAGCAATTAAAACTAAAATGCGGCCAATACAAGATTGAATTTGTAGAAGCCGACATCAATAACAACTACCAACAAATCCTACAAACATTCCTGCTAAAGCGCACCAAAATGATGTAG
- the rmuC gene encoding DNA recombination protein RmuC has product MSQLPFLIIGLFAGFAIGFLLSKWKKNEAETVSQQDFDTLMQLKNTLEIEKGKLQERTQFLTEEVKVTLTHLEDERKTVLHLNTELTTAKTTLENVNEKLTQQKEEVEQLQEKFKTEFKNIANELLEDKSRKFTLQNQEKLGEILHPLNEKIKAFEQKVEQTHRESLEKNAGLIQQILQLKELNLQMSKEAINLTNALKGDNKTQGNWGEVILERVLERSGLQRDREYTIQESLVTDDGKRLQPDVVIHLPENRNIIIDSKVSLIDYERFVASENEDEKMLFLKKHIQSLRNHMKGLSEKNYPQLYGNSSPDFVLMFIPIEPAFSLAVQHDQELFLDSFDKKIVLVSASTLLAVLRTIASIWRQENIAKNHLEIAKQAGDLYDKFVAFTEDLIKVGTQLNNTKGTYDDAMKKLYSGTGNLVKRAEKIKALGAKTTKTLSPSLLERANDDTP; this is encoded by the coding sequence ATGAGCCAATTACCATTTTTAATTATTGGATTATTTGCCGGATTTGCCATTGGCTTTTTGCTTTCTAAATGGAAAAAAAATGAAGCTGAAACTGTTTCGCAGCAAGACTTCGACACTTTGATGCAACTAAAAAACACCCTCGAAATAGAAAAAGGAAAATTGCAAGAGCGCACACAGTTTTTAACCGAAGAAGTTAAAGTAACACTCACCCATTTAGAAGATGAAAGAAAAACCGTTTTACACCTAAACACAGAACTAACCACTGCCAAAACAACCTTAGAAAATGTAAACGAAAAACTAACCCAACAAAAAGAAGAAGTAGAGCAATTGCAAGAAAAATTTAAAACAGAATTTAAAAATATTGCCAATGAACTCCTAGAAGATAAGAGTCGTAAATTCACCTTGCAAAACCAAGAGAAGCTAGGCGAAATACTACATCCGCTCAACGAAAAAATAAAAGCATTTGAACAAAAAGTAGAGCAAACCCATCGCGAAAGTTTAGAGAAAAACGCAGGACTTATTCAACAAATACTACAACTAAAGGAGCTGAACCTGCAAATGAGCAAAGAAGCCATAAACCTTACCAACGCACTAAAAGGCGACAATAAAACACAAGGCAACTGGGGCGAAGTAATTTTAGAGCGCGTGCTGGAGCGCTCCGGTTTACAGCGCGATAGAGAATACACCATTCAAGAATCGCTTGTTACCGATGATGGCAAACGTCTTCAGCCCGATGTAGTAATTCACCTGCCTGAAAACCGCAATATTATTATAGATTCAAAGGTTTCGCTCATAGACTACGAGCGCTTTGTGGCATCGGAAAACGAAGACGAAAAAATGCTGTTTTTAAAGAAACATATACAATCGCTGCGCAACCACATGAAAGGATTAAGCGAAAAAAATTACCCTCAACTATATGGCAACAGCAGCCCCGATTTTGTGCTTATGTTTATTCCTATAGAACCTGCATTTTCTTTAGCCGTACAGCACGATCAAGAACTATTCTTAGATTCCTTCGATAAAAAAATTGTATTGGTAAGCGCTTCTACTTTGCTTGCTGTTTTAAGAACCATAGCAAGCATTTGGCGGCAAGAAAATATTGCAAAAAACCATTTAGAAATTGCCAAACAAGCCGGAGACCTTTACGATAAATTTGTAGCCTTTACCGAAGACCTCATAAAAGTTGGAACCCAACTAAACAATACCAAAGGTACGTATGACGATGCCATGAAAAAACTATACAGCGGCACCGGCAACTTAGTAAAGCGAGCAGAAAAAATAAAAGCGTTGGGAGCTAAAACTACTAAAACACTATCGCCAAGTTTATTAGAGCGTGCAAATGATGATACACCTTAA
- a CDS encoding KpsF/GutQ family sugar-phosphate isomerase, which produces MNNIQEIFREVIALEANAIQALQQQNFEQLEAATNAILQCKGRVIVSGLGKSGIIGKKISATFASTGTPSFFMHTSDALHGDLGMVKSEDILLCISNSGETDEILKLIPALKKNHVVIISFTGNPASTLAKNSNYHFNTHVEKEACPLQLAPTASTVAALVIGDALAVTLMKLRNFKEQDFALFHPGGNLGRKLLRTVADEMLTEPLPQLPLHADIKEIINAIGKWQLGLTVITDEHKNVIGIITDGDLRRAMAKTPQQSFFQLTAKDIMTPNPATTHAQMLLADAEMLMQSLNKNSLLVIENEKLKGVIYQRKIKYE; this is translated from the coding sequence ATGAACAATATCCAAGAAATTTTTAGAGAAGTAATTGCACTCGAAGCAAATGCCATACAAGCATTGCAACAGCAAAATTTTGAACAATTAGAAGCCGCCACCAATGCAATTTTGCAATGCAAAGGCAGGGTAATTGTTTCGGGATTAGGAAAGAGCGGCATTATAGGAAAAAAGATTTCTGCCACCTTTGCCAGCACCGGCACACCCAGCTTTTTTATGCATACTTCCGATGCGCTGCATGGCGATTTGGGCATGGTAAAAAGCGAAGATATACTACTCTGCATTTCTAATTCCGGAGAAACCGATGAAATACTAAAACTTATTCCAGCACTTAAAAAAAACCATGTAGTTATTATTTCCTTTACCGGAAATCCGGCTTCTACCTTAGCAAAAAACTCCAACTATCATTTTAATACACATGTAGAAAAAGAAGCCTGCCCGCTGCAATTGGCGCCTACAGCTTCTACCGTTGCAGCATTGGTAATTGGCGATGCACTTGCCGTAACTTTAATGAAGCTACGCAACTTTAAAGAACAAGATTTTGCACTCTTTCATCCCGGAGGAAATTTGGGAAGAAAACTCCTGCGTACCGTTGCCGATGAAATGCTAACAGAACCACTGCCACAACTGCCGCTCCATGCCGATATAAAAGAAATAATAAATGCCATCGGCAAATGGCAACTGGGGCTAACCGTAATTACCGATGAACATAAAAACGTAATTGGAATTATTACCGATGGCGACCTGCGCAGAGCAATGGCAAAAACACCACAACAATCTTTTTTCCAGCTTACAGCAAAAGATATAATGACACCCAATCCCGCCACCACACACGCGCAAATGCTGCTTGCCGATGCAGAAATGCTCATGCAATCGCTCAATAAAAATTCACTGCTAGTAATAGAAAATGAAAAACTTAAAGGTGTAATTTACCAGCGCAAAATAAAATACGAATAG
- a CDS encoding HD domain-containing protein produces MFLPVNKRKIFNDPVYGFITIPHELIFDIIEHPYFQRLRRIKQLGLSDYIYPGALHTRFHHALGAFHLMRKAIAVLKVKGVEISAEEELGASIAILLHDIGHGPFSHTLEKTLIKGVHHEHISKIYLQKLNREFNNKLSLAIKIFEGSYHKKFLHSLVSSQLDVDRLDYLTRDSFFTGVNEGIISYDRIIEMMNVKNDELVIEQKGIYSIEKFIISRRLMYWQVYLHKTVLCVEWMLVKAIERAKALTATGVELSCSEALHFFLKNQLTLSDFETNDTAIQHFSNLDDIDVFAALKTWKTTSDHVLSFLCNAILNRHLFKIEMYNEAVLPQKLTALKQSAAAHFNLSEEEASWLVFQGSTYNHAYNAKHATIKVIDQKGTVQNAENISEHLEATVLSEKVVKHFVCYPKELLQAS; encoded by the coding sequence ATCTTTCTACCCGTGAACAAACGTAAAATATTCAACGATCCTGTGTATGGTTTCATTACCATTCCGCACGAGTTGATTTTCGATATTATTGAACATCCCTATTTCCAGCGGCTACGCAGAATTAAGCAGTTGGGCTTAAGCGATTACATTTATCCGGGAGCGCTACACACGCGCTTTCATCATGCGCTGGGAGCATTTCATTTAATGCGCAAGGCCATTGCCGTGCTAAAAGTAAAAGGCGTAGAAATTTCTGCCGAAGAGGAGTTGGGTGCCTCCATTGCCATTTTACTGCACGATATTGGACACGGGCCTTTTTCGCACACCTTAGAAAAAACACTTATTAAAGGCGTGCACCACGAGCATATTTCCAAAATATACCTCCAAAAACTGAATCGAGAATTTAACAATAAACTTTCCCTTGCCATTAAAATTTTTGAAGGCTCTTATCACAAAAAATTTCTGCACAGTTTGGTTTCATCGCAGTTAGATGTAGATAGACTCGACTACCTCACCCGCGATAGTTTTTTTACCGGAGTAAACGAAGGCATCATTAGCTACGATCGCATTATTGAAATGATGAACGTAAAAAACGATGAACTTGTAATAGAGCAAAAGGGAATTTACTCTATCGAAAAGTTTATTATTTCGCGCAGGCTCATGTATTGGCAAGTGTATTTACACAAAACCGTTTTATGTGTAGAATGGATGCTGGTAAAAGCCATCGAAAGAGCAAAAGCACTCACGGCAACAGGCGTAGAATTATCATGCTCCGAGGCGCTACATTTCTTCCTTAAAAACCAACTTACACTTTCCGATTTTGAAACAAACGATACTGCCATACAGCACTTTTCTAACTTAGATGATATAGATGTTTTTGCCGCACTTAAAACATGGAAAACAACTTCGGATCATGTGCTTTCGTTTTTGTGCAATGCCATTTTGAATCGCCATTTGTTTAAAATAGAAATGTATAACGAAGCCGTTTTGCCACAAAAGCTAACTGCCTTAAAACAAAGCGCTGCCGCGCATTTCAACCTTTCTGAAGAAGAGGCATCGTGGTTGGTATTTCAAGGCTCTACCTATAACCATGCTTACAATGCCAAACATGCTACCATAAAAGTAATTGATCAAAAAGGTACTGTGCAAAATGCCGAAAATATTTCCGAGCATTTAGAAGCTACCGTGCTCAGCGAAAAAGTGGTAAAGCATTTTGTGTGCTATCCCAAAGAACTATTGCAGGCTAGTTAG
- a CDS encoding MBL fold metallo-hydrolase: protein MIAVKKFTFNALSENTYVLFNEAKQCAIIDPGCNNELECKILASYIKQEALTPVVLLNTHCHIDHIPGNAFVVQKYQVPLMIHEFELPLMHDAPNFGKFFGVNCPPSPEPSAFLKEGDVVNIGNEQLKVLFTPGHSPGSISFYSESNNFIVAGDVLFLGSIGRYDLPGAKGEDLFHSIETRLLTLPDTTKVFCGHGPDTTIGYERKTNPFLNPKFRAQLG, encoded by the coding sequence ATGATTGCAGTAAAGAAATTTACATTTAATGCATTGAGCGAAAACACGTATGTATTGTTTAATGAAGCAAAGCAATGTGCCATAATAGATCCGGGATGCAATAATGAATTGGAGTGCAAAATTTTGGCAAGCTATATTAAACAAGAAGCGCTTACGCCAGTTGTGTTGCTCAATACACATTGCCATATAGATCATATTCCGGGCAATGCTTTTGTGGTGCAAAAGTATCAAGTGCCGTTAATGATACACGAGTTTGAATTGCCATTGATGCACGATGCTCCCAATTTTGGAAAATTTTTTGGCGTAAACTGCCCGCCTTCTCCGGAGCCTTCGGCATTTTTAAAAGAAGGAGATGTTGTAAACATTGGCAACGAACAGTTGAAGGTGTTGTTTACTCCGGGGCATTCGCCCGGCAGTATTTCGTTTTATAGCGAAAGCAACAACTTTATTGTTGCCGGAGACGTGCTGTTTTTAGGAAGTATCGGCAGATACGATTTGCCGGGAGCTAAAGGCGAAGATCTTTTTCATTCTATAGAAACACGTTTGCTAACATTACCTGATACCACTAAGGTTTTTTGCGGGCACGGTCCCGATACCACTATCGGTTATGAACGGAAAACAAATCCGTTTTTAAACCCGAAGTTTAGAGCGCAGTTGGGTTAA
- the pdxH gene encoding pyridoxamine 5'-phosphate oxidase, with product MNLHELRENYSKYSLNETEVNTNPFKQFEVWFGDAKNGAIREPNAMTLATATHSGKPSARVVLLKEVNQEGFVFYTNYLSRKGKEISENPYATILFFWDALERQVRIEGILKKVDEATSEAYFNSRPLESRIGAIVSAQSTVIESAQVLETLFEQTKTAGNIERPKHWGGYVLMPDYFEFWQGRPNRIHDRIAYTQTKSEWLIQRLAP from the coding sequence ATGAACTTACATGAATTAAGAGAAAATTATAGCAAATACAGCTTAAACGAAACGGAGGTTAATACCAATCCTTTCAAACAATTTGAAGTGTGGTTTGGCGATGCCAAAAACGGTGCCATACGCGAACCCAATGCCATGACACTCGCTACTGCCACACATAGCGGAAAGCCATCGGCAAGAGTGGTGTTGCTAAAGGAAGTAAACCAAGAAGGCTTTGTTTTTTATACCAATTATTTAAGCCGAAAGGGAAAAGAAATAAGTGAAAATCCATACGCTACCATTCTGTTTTTTTGGGATGCTTTAGAGCGGCAGGTACGCATAGAAGGCATACTCAAAAAAGTAGATGAAGCTACATCTGAAGCATATTTTAATTCGCGCCCACTCGAAAGCCGCATTGGTGCAATTGTTTCGGCACAAAGCACCGTAATTGAATCGGCACAAGTATTGGAAACATTATTTGAACAAACTAAAACCGCAGGTAACATTGAGCGTCCAAAGCATTGGGGCGGTTATGTGTTGATGCCGGATTATTTTGAGTTTTGGCAAGGTCGCCCAAACCGCATTCACGATAGAATTGCTTACACACAAACTAAAAGTGAATGGTTAATTCAGCGGCTTGCACCTTAA
- a CDS encoding DUF4286 family protein, whose amino-acid sequence MIVYNVTVKIDLNINDVWVRYMKEDHIPRVLATGCFTGHKFYRVVEADQSDGITYAIQYFANNIGDYFTYQNEHSKALQQEVKDLFPDKFVAFRTVLKEV is encoded by the coding sequence ATGATAGTGTACAATGTAACCGTAAAAATAGATTTGAATATAAACGATGTGTGGGTGCGTTACATGAAGGAAGATCACATTCCCCGAGTGTTGGCAACCGGATGTTTTACAGGGCATAAATTTTACCGTGTTGTAGAAGCCGACCAAAGCGATGGTATTACGTATGCCATTCAGTATTTTGCTAACAACATAGGTGATTATTTTACCTACCAAAACGAACATTCAAAAGCGCTTCAGCAAGAAGTGAAGGATTTGTTTCCCGATAAATTTGTGGCGTTCCGAACGGTGCTAAAAGAAGTGTAG